A part of Bombus affinis isolate iyBomAffi1 chromosome 12, iyBomAffi1.2, whole genome shotgun sequence genomic DNA contains:
- the LOC126922782 gene encoding DC-STAMP domain-containing protein 2-like, whose product MAFFQLVLKANKLEKLRQSYEDEKLTSIEISKGIVKPVYTLKQQIRRRKIWFKKKVTHLLDKIFAILKDSWIHKKIVVIRTDGTLENYIAKSFAGFVGGIFLTYIFFIFFVFQLHFKLSSATFLCTIIGIILTLGLAFSFQVRCVVFLLLPQFFSKRGRQALMAYAFILALTGPVKNTMHNTGVLSESLACAQEQLKEAVKTVIDLAKQPFYALREAISKVIKTVKVVVKKIKQTLIAIKRVVLSILRVITAVFEWLGSIISICNKKLGTPFDRCQSVFEGAVADCKAKLGPIFGLVCNITYVVSSLCYIVKPLDFICMLVSYIADSVVGVVRSKIKKFTMHMKAMFYVKVKFSHSFHFETNQSRTIQDVSTSITTEIRSRTDKLFGFFDFMNFITSFFMFFIILRVLRYRYKWLTSERFDNRYITDDLRTIDLIRTRQDKETVLPLNRRERNKYVPLSSVILIKSERTKLSKSIIFLSLATVKLIAYMLIDYCLYWVLNTIQLYGRFQSKVERPNVVTIHVSGDGYLADLYKSIVKAFTPHGQGTEIDTMLCLPVPVTPDFDKYTQILVLIFLCWLMAFFEPYGLRMRQVVMCQYYPERAKQRAAWLYNYIIRSRGNFLKFARRQLRRKFGLTEGEKIEKVTLKEKLWATFPLLNIFFPLKQKACLLCGAVERDEDPHVKCPTPGCIGLYCTQCFADLQNLCTICRSPMDYGDLSDMSEEKDSSEDQFEIPRRALLKPELKLDEEEDKIMDEEGKMMGEEYEAMLGEEYETEEEDMLDKEYGAEGEEMSGEEYEVEDEEMMGEEYETEDEEMLDEEYGDEKILGTEYEDEEILGEKYENGRVIGGEEEEEEEKAMKMIGKKEGKIEDKEEVKVKNEKEGNKLRAEQAEKMERDVGEQTDDKSLEDLDQSTEYSYTYQDESPEEVEIEKTRKRFKDVEAQKIRDDVTIQIFNQPFVKESISGSESPTSGFVVRARRKVRAKLKKRPVAEVRDSDSSSSIADTESWPSEDVDEEEVIHIEIDGDSEELLPKDRKDRRKLGRINRIVDAVTRIPWLGKGEV is encoded by the exons ATGGCATTTTTCCAATTGGTACTGAAAGCCAACAAATTGGAAAAACTGAGGCAAAGTTACGAGGATGAAAAACTGACATCGATTGAGATTTCGAAGGGTATCGTCAAACCTGTATATACTTTGAAGCAGCAAATTCGTCGAAGAAAAATATG GTTTAAGAAGAAGGTTACGCACCTCTTAGACAAAATCTTTGCTATTTTAAAAGATTCTTGGATACATAAAAAGATTGTTGTAATTCGTACCGATGgaacattagaaaattacataGCAAAAAGCTTTGCAGGATTCGTTGGTGGAATATTCTTGACgtacatatttttcatatttttcgttTTTCAATTGCATTTTAAACTGTCGTCTGCGACGTTCCTCTGTACAATAATAGGAATAATTCTCACTCTTGGTCTTGCATTTTCTTTCCAAGTCCG aTGCGTTGTGTTTCTTCTCTTGCCGCAATTTTTCTCGAAACGCGGAAGGCAAGCTTTAATGGCGTACGCGTTTATTTTAGCTTTAACAGGACCAGTGAAGAATACTATGCACAACACCGGTGTACTTTCAGAGTCACTAGCCTGTGCGCAA GAACAGTTAAAGGAAGCGGTGAAGACCGTCATAGATTTAGCGAAACAACCGTTTTACGCTTTGCGAGAAGCAATATCGAAAGTCATAAAGACGGTCAAAGTGGTCGTAAAGAAGATTAAACAGACTCTAATTGCGATTAAAAGAGTCGTTCTTAGCATAC TTAGAGTTATCACTGCGGTATTCGAATGGCTGGGAAGTATCATAAGTATATGTAACAAAAAGTTGGGCACACCTTTCGACAGGTGCCAAAGCGTTTTTGAAGGAGCAGTGGCGGATTGCAAAGCAAAATTGGGTCCAATTTTTGGATTGGTTTGCAACATAACTTACGTTGTCAGTAGTCTGTGTTACATAGTGAAGCCACTGGATTTCATTTGCATGCTTGTTTCCTATATCGCTGACAGCGTAGTTGGTGTCGTAAGGAGCA AAATTAAGAAGTTCACGATGCACATGAAAGCGATGTTCTACGTTAAAGTTAAGTTCTCCCATTCGTTTCATTTCGAAACGAACCAAAGCAGGACGATACAAGACGTATCCACGAGTATTACTACAGAAATACGCTCGAGAACGGACAAACTCTTTGGTTTCTTCGATTTCATGAATTTCATCACGTCCTTCTTCATGTTCTTTATCATACTCAG AGTGTTACGCTATCGTTACAAATGGTTAACCAGCGAGCGTTTCGACAATCGATACATAACCGACGATCTACGTACCATCGATTTGATAAGAACACGTCAAGACAAGGAAACAGTTTTGCCACTGAATCGACGTGAACGGAACAAATACGTGCCACTCTCTTCCGTCATATTAATAAAATCCGAAAGAACAAAATTATCCAAGTCTATCATATTCTTAAGCCTAGCTACTGTCAAACTTATCGCATACATGTTGATAGATTATTGTCTTTATTGGGTACTGAACACCATACAACTTTACGGACGATTTCAAAGCAAA GTCGAACGACCAAACGTGGTAACTATTCACGTATCAGGCGATGGGTATTTAGCTGACCTTTATAAAAGTATCGTAAAAGCATTCACGCCACACGGGCAGGGAACAGAAATCGATACGATGCTTTGTCTTCCGGTTCCTGTAACACCTGATTTCGATAAATACACTCAGATCCTCGTTTTGATCTTTCTTTGCTGGCTGATGGCATTTTTCGAGCCTTATGGTTTACGAATGAGACAGGTAGTCATGTGTCAGTATTATCCCGAGAGAGCAAAGCAGAGAGCAGCTTGGTTGTACAATTACATCATCAG GTCAAGGGGCAATTTTTTGAAGTTTGCTAGACGTCAACTGCGCCGAAAATTTGGCCTGACCGAAGGGGAAAAAATCGAGAAAGTGACTTTAAAAGAGAAATTGTGGGCCACGTTTCCCTTATTGAACATATTTTTTCCATTGAAACAAAAAGCGTGTCTTCTGTGTGGCGCAGTGGAACGTGACGAGGATCCACATGTTAAATGTCCAACTCCTGGTTGCATTGGCCTATATTGTACGCAATGTTTCGCGGATTTGCAGAACTTGTGCACCATTTGTCGGTCACCGATGGACTATGGTGACTTGTCCGACATGAGTGAGGAGAA AGACTCTTCGGAAGATCAATTTGAAATACCAAGAAGAGCGTTGCTAAAACCTGAATTGAAATtggacgaagaagaagataaaataaTGGACGAGGAAGGTAAAATGATGGGAGAAGAATACGAGGCAATGTTAGGCGAAGAATATGAAACTGAAGAGGAAGATATGTTAGATAAAGAATATGGAGCTGAAGGTGAAGAGATGTCGGGTGAAGAATATGAAGTGGAAGACGAAGAGATGATGGGTGAAGAATATGAAACTGAGGATGAAGAAATGTTAGATGAAGAATATGGAGATGAAAAGATATTAGGTACAGAATATGAAGATGAAGAGATATTAGGAGAAAAATACGAAAATGGAAGGGTAATAgggggagaagaagaagaagaagaagaaaaagcaaTGAAAATGataggaaaaaaagaaggaaaaatagaAGACAAAGAAGAGGTAAAAGTGAAGAACGAGAAAGAAGGAAACAAACTGAGAGCCGAGCAGGCAGAGAAAATGGAAAGAGACGTCGGTGAACAAACGGATGATAAATCCTTGGAAGATCTCGATCAAAGTACCGAATACAGTTACA CGTATCAAGATGAATCTCCTGAGGAAGTCGAAATCGAGAAAACGAGAAAACGATTCAAAGACGTGGAAGCACAGAAAATTCGAGACGACGTAACAATCCAA ATATTCAACCAACCGTTCGTGAAAGAATCGATCTCGGGCAGTGAATCACCAACTTCTGGCTTCGTTGTGAGGGCACGTAGAAAAGTTCGTGCCAAATTAAAAAAGCGGCCGGTTGCCGAGGTGAGAGATTCGGATTCATCAAGTTCGATTGCCGACACGGAATCCTGGCCGAGTGAAGATGTCGACGAAGAAGAAGTAATACACATAGAAATAGACGGCGATTCGGAAGAATTACTTCCGAAGGATAGAAAGGATAGAAGGAAACTAGGTCGTATAAATAGAATCGTCGATGCAGTTACGAGAATTCCTTGGCTCGGTAAAGGAGAGGTATGA
- the LOC126922558 gene encoding pre-mRNA-splicing factor CWC22 homolog — protein MSTISEQTNRVSQTVSKGKTDYTKVTEPWIKQKHRKDDFSEYKDSKDLEQEDTELEENRKMKSITTKKIKDRIESSEEIATICSDTDNTSLYDPTADLKLYGVGHESRNRPATMEEAAGSKMQYSEVNPTISEGKLPKIDTGNKNTFFDKLIRKTKFDKTTDLSDKNKSIQTKLHKHDRGDNHIEKDTNIADGRKFGELSRELNKESRRQKEKHRRRSKRRKRNGSEKSTFTDDEEIYPELKSRSKRSHRFVPETVEKGSEAEELKSHENEYFARESPSRSYGPDICKNCASHHLEMAKRKFEMPIVKRYLPMYQSPGLIEELKRHDRMRLIREREIRRRRSGGSHRSSDAQDRKVDRSPAPDSSLKPKEKDGRLAYQESQAYKKVLREFQTRAGRQEVRKKPRNRIPLICLSEKADKSKEVEQLYPCERQARQKPNVMKKFADKMVAPFKPPKYKKHKCKTHGGDVKFEEMEIMYDCLCDAEVLSEASSTCSCVKKTHKSGTLTSADETSVNNESIQ, from the exons ATGAGCACTATATCGGAACAGACAAATAGAGTTAGTCAGACTGTATCTAAAGGTAAAACAGATTACACAAAGGTGACAGAACCGTGGATCAAACAAAAGCATAGGAAGGATGATTTTTCTGAGTACAAAGACTCGAAAGATTTAGAGCAAGAAGACACGGAATTAGAAGAAAACAGAAAGATGAAAAGCATAACTACGAAGAAAATAAAGGACAGAATAGAATCTTCGGAAGAAATTGCAACAATTTGTTCAGATACAGATAATACTTCATTGTATGATCCAACAGCAGATTTAAAATTGTACGGTGTTGGTCATGAATCGAGGAACCGACCAGCGACTATGGAAGAAGCTGCAGGATCTAAAATGCAATATTCGGAAGTGAATCCAACAATCTCAGAAGGGAAACTTCCGAAAATTGATACTGGAAATAAAAACACATTTTTCGACAAGCTAATAAGAAAGACGAAGTTCGATAAAACCACCGATCTATCAGATAAAAACAAATCCATTCAAACAAAATTGCACAAACATGATAGAGGAGATAATCATATTGAGAAAGATACAAATATCGCGGACGGAAGAAAGTTTGGTGAACTTTCTAGAGAATTAAATAAGGAGAGTAGAAGACAGAAAGAAAAACATCGTCGAAG GTCAAAACGAAGAAAACGCAATGGTTCAGAAAAATCAACGTTCACCGATGACGAAGAGATTTATCCTGAGCTTAAATCACGATCAAAAAGATCACATCGATTTGTTCCCGAAACTGTTGAAAAAGGAAGCGAAGCAGAAGAATTGAAATCACACGAAAATGAATACTTTGCTCGTGAATCTCCATCGCGAAGTTATGGACCAGATATTTGTAAGAACTGTGCTTCCCATCATCTAGAGATGGCGAAACGAAAATTTGAAATGCCTATAGTAAAAAGATACTTGCCCATGTATCAGAGTCCAGGACTGATCGAAGAATTGAAAAGGCACGATCGAATGAGATTAATTCGAGAAAGAGAAATTAGAAGACGAAGAAGTGGAGGTTCTCATCGATCTTCAGATGCGCAAGATCGAAAGGTCGATCGTTCTCCTGCACCTGATTCATCG CTTAAACCGAAAGAAAAGGACGGCAGACTTGCTTATCAAGAGTCGCAAGCTTATAAAAAAGTCTTACGCGAATTTCAAACAAGGGCTGGACGTCAAGAAGTTCGTAAGAAACCTAGAAATAGGATACCGTTAATATGCTTGTCTGAAAAGGCAGACAAAAGTAAAGAAGTGGAACAACTATATCCATGTGAAAGACAAGCTCGACAAAAGCCGAATGTGATGAAGAAATTCGCTGATAAGATGGTAGCACCATTCAAG CCGCCTAAATATAAGAAACACAAATGCAAGACGCACGGAGGAGACGTAAAGTTTGAAGAAATGGAAATTATGTATGATTGCTTATGTGACGCAGAAGTTTTAAGCGAGGCATCTTCTACTTGTAGTTGCGTTAAAAAGACACATAAATCTGGTACTTTAACATCCGCCGATGAAACAAGTGTTAATAACGAGTCAATCCAGTAA